One Pseudonocardia sediminis DNA window includes the following coding sequences:
- a CDS encoding flavin-containing monooxygenase, which translates to MTDTRNDAPDLDALIVGAGFSGLYMLHRLRDTLGMRVQAIESADDVGGTWYYNRYPGARCDSESYFYSFSDRLSEELLQEWTWSERFAGQPEILSYLQHVAQRYDLRRDIRFSTTVTSATWDEDGNRWVVETDDGTRTSARHLITAVGCLSTTNLPDFPGRDGFRGESYHTGRWPHEGVDFTGKRVAVIGTGATSVQAVPEIAEQAEHLYVLQRTPNYDISGGNRPMTEDDAKEIKENYTDIWARTRQTGFGFPYDIADRPALSVSEEERQEIFEEAWAKGGFRLGTTFNDLLLDGAANETAAEFLRGKIREKVRDPEVAEKLSPRNHPFFTKRPPLENGYYDTFNRDNVTLIGVAETPIEGITENGVRVDGTEYEVDAIVYATGFDAMTGTLFRLGITGRDGVGLKDKWAEGPSTYLGLTTRGFPNLFMLTGPQSPSVMSNMPVSIEQHVDWVTDCLRWMSERGLDRIEPTAEAEDGWVSHHTEVGNMTLLPQAESWWMGANIPGKQRSVYPYMGGVGVYRGLCDDVAAKGYEGFETATTGAASMA; encoded by the coding sequence ATGACCGATACACGGAACGACGCCCCTGACCTCGACGCCCTGATCGTGGGGGCCGGCTTCTCCGGCCTCTACATGCTGCACCGGCTCCGGGACACGCTCGGGATGCGCGTGCAGGCGATCGAGTCCGCGGACGACGTCGGCGGCACCTGGTACTACAACCGGTATCCGGGTGCGCGCTGCGACTCGGAGAGCTACTTCTACAGCTTCTCCGACCGGCTCTCGGAGGAGCTGCTGCAGGAGTGGACCTGGAGCGAGCGGTTCGCCGGGCAGCCGGAGATCCTGAGCTATCTGCAGCACGTCGCGCAGCGCTACGACCTGCGGCGCGACATCCGGTTCTCCACCACCGTCACGTCGGCGACGTGGGACGAGGACGGGAACCGCTGGGTCGTCGAGACCGACGACGGCACCCGGACGAGCGCGCGGCACCTGATCACGGCGGTGGGCTGCCTGTCGACGACGAACCTGCCCGACTTCCCCGGCCGCGACGGGTTCCGGGGCGAGAGCTACCACACAGGGCGGTGGCCGCACGAGGGCGTGGACTTCACCGGCAAGCGGGTCGCGGTGATCGGCACCGGGGCGACGTCGGTGCAGGCCGTACCGGAGATCGCCGAGCAGGCCGAGCACCTCTACGTCCTGCAGCGGACGCCGAACTACGACATCTCCGGCGGCAACCGGCCGATGACCGAGGACGACGCCAAGGAGATCAAGGAGAACTACACCGACATCTGGGCGCGCACCCGGCAGACCGGTTTCGGCTTCCCCTACGACATCGCCGACCGCCCCGCGCTGTCGGTGAGCGAGGAGGAGCGGCAGGAGATCTTCGAGGAGGCCTGGGCGAAGGGCGGCTTCCGGCTGGGCACCACGTTCAACGACCTGCTGCTCGACGGCGCCGCCAACGAGACGGCCGCGGAGTTCCTGCGCGGCAAGATCCGGGAGAAGGTGCGCGACCCCGAGGTCGCGGAGAAGCTCAGCCCGCGCAACCACCCGTTCTTCACCAAGCGGCCGCCCCTGGAGAACGGCTACTACGACACGTTCAACCGGGACAACGTCACGCTGATCGGCGTGGCCGAGACGCCGATCGAGGGGATCACCGAGAACGGCGTGCGGGTGGACGGCACCGAGTACGAGGTGGACGCGATCGTCTACGCCACCGGCTTCGACGCCATGACCGGCACGCTGTTCCGCCTGGGCATCACCGGCCGCGACGGCGTCGGGCTGAAGGACAAGTGGGCCGAGGGCCCGAGCACGTACCTGGGCCTGACCACGCGCGGCTTCCCGAACCTGTTCATGCTCACCGGACCGCAGAGCCCGTCGGTCATGAGCAACATGCCGGTCTCGATCGAGCAGCACGTCGACTGGGTGACCGACTGCCTGCGCTGGATGTCCGAGCGGGGGCTGGACCGGATCGAGCCGACCGCCGAGGCCGAGGACGGCTGGGTCTCCCACCACACCGAGGTCGGCAACATGACCCTGCTGCCGCAGGCCGAGTCGTGGTGGATGGGCGCGAACATCCCCGGCAAGCAGCGCAGCGTCTACCCGTACATGGGCGGGGTCGGGGTGTACCGCGGGCTGTGCGACGACGTCGCGGCGAAGGGCTACGAGGGCTTCGAGACGGCGACGACGGGGGCGGCGTCGATGGCGTGA
- a CDS encoding alanine racemase gives MRVADLPTPALLVDVDAVDANLADMAAALPGPRMRPHVKAHKTTALAARQADVGHPGFTCATVREVEGMAAAGLGEDLLLANEVLDTRRLGRLVRDGSARVTVAIDSEPTLRAAVDGGVREVLVDVNVGLPRCGIAPERTGWLADRARAAGLTVRGVMGYEGHLMMLPDVAERARLTRECMERLLAAHADVGGDVVSGGGSGTWDMNTWVTELQAGSYALMDTAYSAAGLPFRQALTVLATVVSATDATADMPAFAVADVGLKSLGMDHGNPTVVGGQVWFCSDEHTTFGPEVPVAVGDRVTVLPAHVDPTVALHERMHLVRGTGPDAEVLDTWAVDLRGW, from the coding sequence ATGCGCGTCGCCGACCTGCCCACGCCCGCCCTGCTCGTCGACGTCGATGCGGTGGACGCGAACCTCGCCGACATGGCCGCGGCACTGCCCGGGCCGCGGATGCGCCCGCACGTCAAGGCGCACAAGACGACCGCGCTCGCCGCGCGCCAGGCCGACGTCGGGCATCCCGGGTTCACCTGCGCGACCGTGCGTGAGGTGGAGGGCATGGCCGCCGCCGGGCTGGGTGAGGACCTGCTGCTGGCCAACGAGGTGCTCGACACCCGGCGCCTCGGACGGCTCGTGCGCGACGGCTCCGCCCGGGTGACGGTGGCGATCGACTCCGAGCCCACGCTGCGCGCCGCCGTCGACGGCGGGGTGCGCGAGGTGCTCGTCGACGTCAACGTCGGTCTGCCGCGTTGCGGGATCGCACCGGAGCGGACCGGGTGGCTGGCCGACCGGGCGCGGGCCGCGGGGCTGACGGTGCGCGGTGTGATGGGCTACGAGGGCCACCTGATGATGCTGCCCGACGTGGCGGAGCGGGCCCGGCTGACACGGGAGTGCATGGAGCGGCTACTGGCCGCGCACGCCGACGTCGGCGGGGACGTGGTCTCCGGCGGCGGCAGCGGGACGTGGGACATGAACACCTGGGTCACCGAGCTGCAGGCCGGCTCCTACGCCCTGATGGACACCGCCTACTCCGCAGCCGGGCTGCCGTTCCGGCAGGCGCTGACGGTGCTCGCGACCGTCGTCTCGGCCACCGACGCCACCGCGGACATGCCCGCCTTCGCCGTCGCCGACGTCGGCCTCAAGTCGCTCGGCATGGACCACGGGAACCCGACCGTCGTCGGCGGGCAGGTGTGGTTCTGCTCCGACGAGCACACGACGTTCGGCCCGGAGGTACCGGTCGCGGTCGGTGACCGCGTCACCGTGCTGCCCGCGCACGTCGACCCGACCGTCGCGCTGCACGAGCGGATGCACCTTGTCCGCGGCACCGGCCCGGACGCCGAGGTGCTCGACACCTGGGCCGTGGACCTGCGCGGGTGGTGA
- a CDS encoding SRPBCC family protein, which translates to MPRPYSSAVIPAPLEQVWPSIRDFGGLDRWHPAIEGSELIRGATGFEIGAQRRLTLGDGGVVVEQLLALDDRFHSLTYEILESPFPVRRYISTVRLSPITATGQTFGEWWVDFDAEAADEGSLVDLFANGVFGAGLAALGEKFGS; encoded by the coding sequence ATGCCGCGTCCGTACTCCAGTGCCGTCATCCCCGCCCCGCTCGAGCAGGTGTGGCCGTCGATCCGCGACTTCGGCGGGCTCGATCGCTGGCACCCGGCGATCGAGGGATCCGAGCTGATCCGCGGCGCCACCGGTTTCGAGATCGGTGCGCAGCGACGCCTCACCCTCGGCGACGGGGGCGTCGTCGTCGAGCAGCTGCTCGCCCTCGACGACCGCTTCCACTCGCTGACCTACGAGATCCTCGAGTCGCCGTTCCCGGTCCGTCGCTACATCTCCACCGTGCGCCTGTCGCCGATCACCGCGACCGGGCAGACGTTCGGGGAGTGGTGGGTCGACTTCGACGCCGAGGCCGCCGACGAGGGATCGCTGGTGGACCTGTTCGCGAACGGGGTGTTCGGAGCGGGTCTCGCGGCATTGGGGGAGAAGTTCGGGAGCTGA
- a CDS encoding DUF2075 domain-containing protein, producing the protein MALVRDSASALLKKADAGELHDLLVQQARVLFDAGVGVGEIRSWQNSLPALLGDLRDAGLDHVEVLLEHKLPFSPKRVDVILCGVHPRTRRASYVVVELKQWTTVTQRPDGLIDVPQYGRPVLHPVEQVRGYCDYLVDFVPSLSVDSAGVYGIAYLHNAEAAGWKLSRYTVDEHGQLFVRDQRAELIDELRRLLDPDPMSAPDNRRVAEDLLNSAVRPSRPLLTVAAEEIKQRERFVLLDEQRIAYKLVEHAVDQADRANTKTAVVVLGGPGSGKSVLALSLIGSLSRRGKTVMHATGSSSFTQTLRKVVVGSRSARAQNLFAYFNSFIGEPPNSLDVVVCDEAHRIRETSVNRFTKADKRAKAKRQVHELIDIARTPVFLLDEHQVVRPGEMGTEAEIRHAAESVGCHVEVVRLHGQYRCGGSEFYEQWVLRLLGLDPRPPIPWSELVEGPDETYRVAALPSPTALEGWLAGQSTGTSDTARIAAGYCWRWSDPVDDEGTRRLVDDIEIGGWRRPWNAKPDKSVPGVPASHFWASDERGFGQVGCIYTAQGFEYDWSGVIVGEDFVRRGGGWVANRERSFDGLVKRAAEDEFPALVRNTYKVLLTRGMKGTAMFSTDPETQEFLEEMCR; encoded by the coding sequence GTGGCTCTGGTCCGGGACAGTGCGTCCGCCCTGCTGAAGAAGGCGGACGCCGGCGAGCTGCACGATCTGCTGGTGCAGCAGGCGCGGGTGCTCTTCGACGCCGGCGTCGGTGTCGGGGAGATCCGCTCGTGGCAGAACAGTCTCCCGGCGTTGCTGGGCGACCTGCGCGACGCCGGTCTGGACCACGTCGAGGTCCTCCTGGAGCACAAGCTGCCCTTCTCACCGAAGCGCGTCGACGTCATCCTCTGCGGGGTCCACCCGCGGACGCGGCGCGCGAGCTACGTCGTCGTCGAGCTCAAACAGTGGACGACGGTGACCCAGCGGCCGGACGGGCTGATCGACGTCCCGCAGTACGGACGCCCGGTGCTGCACCCCGTCGAGCAGGTCCGCGGCTACTGCGACTACCTCGTCGACTTCGTCCCGTCCCTCTCGGTCGACTCGGCCGGCGTGTACGGGATCGCCTACCTGCACAACGCCGAGGCCGCGGGGTGGAAGCTCAGCCGCTACACCGTCGACGAGCACGGGCAGCTGTTCGTCCGCGACCAGCGGGCCGAGCTGATCGACGAGCTCCGCCGCCTCCTGGATCCCGACCCGATGTCGGCGCCGGACAACCGCCGGGTCGCCGAGGACCTGCTCAACTCCGCGGTCCGGCCGTCGAGGCCGCTGCTCACCGTGGCCGCGGAGGAGATCAAGCAGCGGGAGCGGTTCGTCCTGCTCGACGAGCAGCGGATCGCCTACAAGCTCGTCGAACACGCCGTGGACCAGGCGGACCGGGCGAACACGAAGACGGCCGTCGTCGTGCTCGGCGGACCCGGGTCCGGCAAGAGCGTGCTGGCGCTGAGCTTGATCGGGAGCCTCTCCCGCCGCGGGAAGACGGTCATGCACGCGACGGGGTCGAGCTCGTTCACCCAGACCCTGCGCAAGGTCGTCGTCGGGTCCCGGTCGGCGCGGGCACAGAACCTGTTCGCCTACTTCAACAGCTTCATCGGCGAGCCCCCGAACTCGCTCGACGTCGTCGTCTGCGATGAGGCGCACCGCATCCGGGAGACGAGCGTCAACCGCTTCACCAAGGCCGACAAGCGAGCGAAGGCGAAGCGCCAGGTCCACGAGCTGATCGACATCGCGCGGACTCCGGTGTTCCTGCTCGACGAGCACCAGGTGGTGCGCCCCGGGGAGATGGGGACCGAGGCCGAGATCCGCCACGCCGCCGAGTCGGTCGGCTGTCACGTCGAGGTCGTGCGGCTGCACGGTCAGTACCGGTGCGGTGGCTCGGAGTTCTACGAGCAGTGGGTGTTACGGCTGCTCGGACTGGACCCGCGGCCGCCGATCCCCTGGTCCGAGCTCGTCGAGGGCCCGGACGAGACGTATCGCGTCGCCGCGCTGCCGAGCCCGACCGCGCTCGAGGGATGGCTCGCCGGGCAGAGCACGGGGACGTCGGACACCGCCCGGATCGCGGCCGGTTACTGCTGGCGATGGAGCGACCCCGTCGACGACGAGGGCACCCGCCGACTCGTCGACGACATCGAGATCGGCGGCTGGCGACGGCCGTGGAACGCCAAGCCCGACAAGTCGGTACCCGGCGTGCCCGCCTCGCACTTCTGGGCCAGCGACGAGCGCGGATTCGGCCAGGTCGGCTGCATCTACACCGCGCAGGGCTTCGAGTACGACTGGTCCGGGGTGATCGTCGGCGAGGACTTCGTCCGCCGAGGGGGCGGGTGGGTCGCGAACCGGGAGCGGTCCTTCGACGGCCTGGTGAAGCGGGCGGCGGAGGACGAGTTCCCGGCTCTGGTGCGCAACACCTACAAGGTGCTCCTCACCCGCGGGATGAAGGGGACGGCGATGTTCTCCACCGACCCGGAGACGCAGGAGTTCCTCGAGGAGATGTGTCGCTGA